The following proteins come from a genomic window of Legionella cherrii:
- a CDS encoding DUF692 domain-containing protein yields MDTPKYKVTPKMPFLGFGLGLRPDYYEEILTQKPNLDWFEILTENYMVPGGKPLYYLDQIRAHYPMVMHGVSLSLGSMDPLDEEYLKQLKELAARVEPEWISDHLCWTGVNGINAHDLLPIPYTREAVNHVVSRIQQVQDFLGRPLLIENVSSYLTYQQSEMSEWEFILEIVRQADCYILLDVNNIYVSSINHQFNPMDYILAMPPERVAQIHLAGHSNHGDYIIDTHDAPVIKPVWDLYAATLQRLGPISTMIERDDNMPPFAELLAEINHARRIAESILVEEVLV; encoded by the coding sequence ATGGACACCCCAAAATATAAAGTGACCCCAAAAATGCCTTTTTTAGGTTTTGGTTTGGGATTACGACCTGATTACTATGAAGAAATCTTAACGCAAAAACCTAATTTGGATTGGTTTGAGATTCTTACCGAAAATTATATGGTTCCGGGCGGAAAACCGCTATATTATCTCGACCAAATACGAGCTCACTATCCTATGGTGATGCATGGCGTGTCTCTTTCATTAGGTAGTATGGACCCTCTGGATGAAGAATATTTAAAACAACTGAAGGAGTTAGCGGCGCGGGTCGAACCGGAATGGATTTCTGATCATTTATGCTGGACTGGAGTTAACGGAATCAATGCTCATGATTTATTGCCTATTCCATATACGCGTGAGGCAGTAAACCACGTTGTTTCACGAATTCAGCAGGTACAGGATTTTTTAGGACGTCCTCTTTTAATCGAAAACGTTTCCAGCTACCTTACTTACCAACAATCGGAAATGTCTGAATGGGAATTTATTCTAGAAATTGTAAGGCAAGCGGATTGTTACATTTTGCTCGATGTAAATAATATTTATGTCAGCTCTATAAATCATCAATTTAATCCTATGGATTATATTTTAGCTATGCCTCCCGAACGTGTAGCTCAGATCCATTTAGCCGGCCACTCGAATCATGGAGATTACATTATTGATACCCATGATGCCCCAGTCATTAAACCCGTCTGGGATCTTTATGCAGCCACATTGCAACGTCTTGGTCCCATATCAACGATGATTGAACGAGATGATAATATGCCTCCTTTTGCTGAGTTGCTTGCGGAAATAAATCACGCACGACGAATTGCAGAATCCATTTTGGTTGAAGAGGTGCTTGTATGA
- a CDS encoding HAD family hydrolase — MFDAIIFDFDGVILDSEPIHYDAYCQVLKPLGITISYPEYMEHYLGLSDKDMFPKLLRNKGLNFSKVEIQRLIQQKTQAYTNIINRCDPLPLIVDFDQFLFKIAPKVKKLAICSGSSRGEITTVLSRVRQGKLHAYFDTIVTAEDVQAGKPSPEGYLLTAQRLDVVPGRCLVIEDTPYGVKAAKAAGMQVIGLMTSYDRHQFLTADQVITGYRQLLARVW, encoded by the coding sequence ATGTTTGATGCAATTATTTTTGATTTTGATGGGGTTATTTTAGACAGTGAGCCCATTCATTATGACGCATATTGTCAGGTACTTAAGCCATTAGGAATAACAATTAGTTACCCTGAGTATATGGAACATTACCTGGGTTTATCCGACAAGGATATGTTCCCTAAGTTACTTCGCAATAAGGGACTAAATTTTTCCAAGGTAGAAATTCAACGCTTGATTCAGCAAAAAACACAAGCTTATACGAACATTATTAATAGGTGTGACCCATTACCACTGATTGTAGACTTTGACCAGTTCCTCTTTAAAATTGCCCCTAAGGTAAAAAAACTTGCTATTTGTAGTGGTTCCAGTCGGGGTGAGATAACCACAGTACTTTCCAGAGTAAGACAAGGAAAATTGCATGCATATTTTGATACGATTGTTACCGCTGAGGATGTGCAGGCCGGAAAACCTTCACCCGAAGGATATTTATTAACTGCTCAACGTTTAGATGTTGTTCCTGGACGATGCTTGGTTATCGAAGACACACCCTATGGAGTAAAGGCCGCCAAAGCAGCAGGGATGCAGGTAATTGGTCTGATGACCAGCTATGATCGCCATCAATTTTTAACTGCAGATCAAGTCATTACTGGATATAGGCAATTATTGGCGAGAGTTTGGTAA
- a CDS encoding DNA-binding domain-containing protein, with the protein MTQLLQLQDQFQKFLLSEDFEIHNSIVQTEMVSVDTRLGIYRDAYRLRLIESLSTNFPTLYSYLGTEEFNKLSTYYIDAHPSCYRSIRWYGNLLSEFIQHNYPQYPYLAELADFEWRMSLAFDSADAPVVRIEDMAAVPPEAWANLQFVLHPSLQRINYFWNTIPLWQALSHDHELPELQQNSAPIPWVLWRAPEYMLRFYSMSEEEAWLLDGILQGLSFGALCEGLCQWVNPEEVGMKAASYLKGWIQQGMLSQLLIAD; encoded by the coding sequence ATGACCCAGCTTTTGCAGTTACAAGATCAATTTCAAAAATTTTTATTATCAGAAGACTTTGAAATCCATAATTCTATTGTACAAACTGAAATGGTTTCCGTGGATACTCGCTTAGGTATTTATCGTGATGCTTATAGACTCAGGCTGATTGAAAGCTTGAGCACCAATTTTCCCACCTTATATTCTTATTTAGGAACTGAAGAGTTTAACAAGTTATCAACTTATTATATTGATGCTCATCCTTCTTGTTATCGTTCCATTCGTTGGTATGGCAACTTATTATCTGAGTTCATTCAGCACAATTACCCACAATATCCCTATTTGGCCGAATTGGCTGATTTCGAATGGAGAATGAGCCTGGCTTTTGATTCTGCTGATGCACCGGTAGTGCGGATTGAGGACATGGCTGCTGTTCCGCCTGAAGCATGGGCAAATTTACAATTTGTTCTTCATCCGTCCCTGCAACGAATCAATTACTTTTGGAATACAATTCCTCTTTGGCAAGCCTTATCTCATGATCACGAGTTACCTGAGTTGCAACAAAATTCGGCTCCAATTCCTTGGGTTTTATGGCGTGCACCAGAATATATGCTTCGATTTTACAGTATGTCTGAAGAAGAGGCTTGGCTTTTGGATGGCATATTACAGGGATTATCCTTTGGTGCTCTTTGCGAGGGGCTTTGTCAATGGGTCAATCCCGAAGAGGTAGGTATGAAAGCTGCTTCTTATCTCAAGGGGTGGATTCAACAGGGTATGTTGTCGCAATTACTGATTGCCGATTAG
- a CDS encoding DedA family protein: MHLNNFFDYIIHVDVYLNAIVSTYGFWTYFILFAVIFCETGLIVTPFLPGDSLLFAAGSIAAQSGNPLNISILFLLLFFASVLGNQINFLVGRLMGPRIFSTDKSWLLNKKHLQETHAFYEKHGGKTIVFARFLPIIRTFAPFVAGIGTMRVVHFSLYNLISALIWIASLLSLGYFLGSIPIVKENFSVVIYGIIFISILPPIVTLLSRKRA; encoded by the coding sequence ATGCATTTAAACAATTTTTTTGATTATATAATTCACGTTGATGTTTATTTAAATGCCATTGTTTCAACTTATGGATTTTGGACCTATTTTATTCTATTTGCAGTGATCTTCTGTGAAACTGGACTTATTGTGACACCTTTTCTACCGGGAGATTCCTTACTCTTTGCTGCCGGAAGTATTGCAGCCCAATCTGGAAATCCATTAAATATTTCCATTCTATTCCTACTGCTTTTTTTCGCTTCAGTTTTAGGGAACCAAATCAACTTTTTAGTGGGGCGTCTAATGGGCCCGCGTATTTTTTCTACTGATAAATCCTGGTTACTTAATAAAAAGCATTTGCAGGAAACACATGCTTTTTATGAGAAGCATGGGGGAAAAACGATAGTTTTTGCACGCTTTCTTCCAATCATACGCACTTTTGCCCCCTTTGTTGCGGGTATAGGAACGATGCGAGTGGTTCATTTCTCACTCTACAATTTGATTAGCGCCTTAATTTGGATTGCTAGTCTGTTAAGTTTAGGTTATTTTCTGGGTTCAATCCCCATAGTTAAAGAAAATTTTTCCGTTGTCATTTATGGCATTATTTTTATTTCTATTTTACCACCCATTGTTACATTGTTGAGTCGCAAACGAGCCTAG
- a CDS encoding YiiX/YebB-like N1pC/P60 family cysteine hydrolase, whose translation MDSFPREDFPNVNTSSYDQIRDTLKTGNLLFASGNSLMSSMIKGATNSVWSHIAFIVRLEAIDRIMVMESVETIGVRTVPLSSYVRNYNGSGKGYPGRLMVAGYQDFPTNSLTNLSKQAVDLLGYPYNTEEILKIAARIGMDAFGFDNTSPEVTSPHAFICSEYVAICYKSVGITIDYNQDGFIAPADFARSPQVQPISYIATE comes from the coding sequence ATGGATAGTTTTCCTCGAGAAGATTTTCCTAATGTAAACACGAGTAGTTATGATCAAATAAGAGATACTTTAAAAACGGGCAACCTTTTATTTGCATCCGGAAATTCTTTAATGTCTTCGATGATTAAAGGAGCAACGAACAGTGTTTGGAGTCATATTGCATTTATTGTACGTCTAGAAGCCATTGATCGCATCATGGTCATGGAAAGTGTTGAAACCATTGGAGTACGCACTGTTCCTCTAAGCAGTTATGTGCGTAACTATAACGGGAGTGGGAAGGGATATCCTGGAAGGTTAATGGTGGCAGGTTATCAGGATTTTCCAACTAACTCGCTTACCAATTTATCAAAGCAAGCCGTTGATCTACTTGGCTACCCTTATAATACAGAGGAAATTCTTAAAATCGCTGCTCGTATAGGAATGGATGCTTTTGGCTTTGACAACACGAGCCCCGAGGTGACCTCGCCGCATGCATTTATTTGTTCTGAGTATGTAGCCATTTGTTATAAATCGGTTGGTATTACTATAGATTATAATCAAGATGGCTTTATTGCGCCGGCAGATTTTGCCCGTTCGCCACAGGTACAGCCAATTTCTTATATTGCTACTGAGTAA
- a CDS encoding flavin reductase family protein, whose translation MEFGVMKKHPYSLAEVYHLLEPEPAVLVSTALEAMKIIMTMSWHPMVECAPPIIGCVMSENNYSFHTLKTTQEWVINIPAMSLIEQVEACGNTSGSEIDQFKAFHLTPSTASQINAPLVDECFAPLECKIIDKQLVKKYNFFILEVVKAGMTQTEEHRPTIHHLGKGVFMIAGKTIKTNSKMK comes from the coding sequence ATGGAATTTGGTGTTATGAAAAAACATCCCTATTCTCTAGCAGAGGTTTATCATCTTTTAGAGCCTGAACCAGCCGTATTGGTCTCAACCGCTCTTGAGGCAATGAAGATTATCATGACCATGTCATGGCACCCGATGGTGGAATGTGCCCCTCCCATTATTGGCTGTGTGATGAGTGAAAATAATTATTCTTTTCATACGTTAAAAACAACCCAAGAATGGGTCATCAACATTCCTGCAATGAGTTTAATAGAGCAAGTGGAAGCCTGTGGCAACACTTCTGGATCAGAAATCGATCAATTTAAAGCATTTCATCTCACACCATCAACAGCATCACAAATAAATGCGCCCTTGGTAGATGAATGTTTTGCTCCTCTTGAATGCAAGATTATCGATAAGCAATTGGTGAAAAAATATAATTTCTTTATTCTTGAAGTGGTAAAGGCGGGGATGACGCAAACAGAAGAACATCGACCCACCATTCATCATCTGGGAAAAGGAGTTTTTATGATTGCAGGAAAAACAATCAAAACAAACTCCAAAATGAAATAG
- the def gene encoding peptide deformylase produces the protein MAMDIVTVEQPEYRQVLKDKAQEVAFPLSQADKDLIVAMKSKLHGLGGVGLAAPQVNVSRRIIAIYIPEEATLLRDNVKQFYPMHIMINPSYEPVAGSGMNYDFEGCYSVSSKSGKVPRYEQITVSYYDESGQFHQQIEEGFYARVLQHEIDHLNGFLILDRLTPDCIQGTLEEMMALRRASLPPEKRIIFDQVMARKAKK, from the coding sequence ATGGCGATGGATATAGTTACTGTAGAGCAGCCTGAGTATCGTCAGGTTCTAAAAGATAAAGCTCAGGAAGTTGCGTTTCCTTTAAGTCAAGCAGATAAAGATTTAATTGTTGCCATGAAAAGTAAATTACATGGATTGGGGGGCGTGGGGCTGGCTGCACCTCAGGTTAATGTTTCGCGAAGAATCATTGCGATTTATATTCCTGAAGAGGCGACTTTACTACGGGATAATGTGAAACAATTCTATCCGATGCATATTATGATTAATCCCAGTTACGAACCGGTGGCAGGCTCTGGAATGAATTACGATTTTGAAGGGTGTTACTCGGTTTCCAGCAAATCTGGAAAGGTTCCTCGTTATGAGCAAATCACGGTCAGCTACTATGATGAATCAGGCCAGTTTCATCAACAAATTGAAGAGGGATTTTATGCGCGGGTTTTACAGCACGAAATTGATCACTTAAATGGCTTTTTAATTCTTGATAGGCTTACTCCTGATTGCATCCAAGGTACTCTCGAAGAAATGATGGCTTTGCGACGAGCATCGTTGCCTCCAGAAAAAAGAATTATTTTTGATCAGGTCATGGCGAGAAAAGCAAAAAAATAG
- a CDS encoding GNAT family N-acetyltransferase, with product MQQNTIHLRQLNQLDEAHFLLTMQKSHDFHYPFVSAPQTHEEFQSYLQKSLQEDRRCYLALNQNEDIIGVFNISEIVRSVFQSAYLGYFASVTYAGQGLMSQALKLVLEEIFLNLKLHRIEANIQPTNASSIHLVTQNGFLKEGFSPRYLKINGIWCDHFRFALTHEDWLANL from the coding sequence ATGCAGCAAAATACGATTCATCTGCGTCAATTAAATCAGCTCGATGAAGCTCATTTTCTCCTGACCATGCAAAAAAGCCATGATTTTCACTACCCTTTTGTCAGCGCACCACAAACCCATGAAGAGTTTCAAAGTTATTTACAAAAATCCTTGCAAGAAGATCGCCGGTGTTATTTGGCATTAAATCAAAACGAAGACATAATTGGCGTGTTTAACATCAGTGAGATCGTGCGAAGCGTGTTTCAAAGCGCCTATTTGGGTTATTTTGCATCGGTAACCTATGCGGGCCAAGGTTTAATGAGCCAGGCATTAAAATTGGTTTTAGAAGAAATTTTTTTAAACTTAAAGCTCCACCGGATCGAAGCAAACATCCAACCCACCAATGCTTCATCCATACATTTAGTCACCCAAAATGGGTTTCTCAAAGAAGGATTTTCACCAAGATACTTGAAAATAAATGGTATATGGTGTGATCATTTTCGTTTTGCATTAACACATGAAGACTGGTTAGCGAATCTATAG
- a CDS encoding VOC family protein, with protein MKTLFHLAFPIHDLASAKDFYHHKLGFSLGRESEHALILKFGDNQIVAHKIDTLPPVQEGIYPRHFGLIFLERHEFDAFWEKIKRAQIPFEIPLKIRFKGTQIEHQSFFLKDPSNNLLEFKYYSFDSAIFGEHDFKKIGETS; from the coding sequence ATGAAAACTTTATTCCATCTCGCATTCCCAATTCATGATCTTGCATCCGCAAAAGATTTTTATCATCATAAATTGGGTTTTTCCCTAGGGCGTGAATCAGAGCATGCCTTAATTTTAAAATTTGGTGATAATCAAATTGTTGCACATAAAATTGATACTCTTCCTCCAGTCCAAGAAGGTATTTACCCTAGACATTTTGGCCTGATTTTTCTTGAACGACACGAATTTGATGCCTTCTGGGAAAAAATTAAAAGGGCACAAATACCCTTTGAAATTCCGCTAAAAATTCGATTTAAAGGGACGCAGATTGAACATCAATCTTTTTTCCTGAAAGATCCAAGCAATAATCTCCTGGAATTTAAATACTATTCTTTTGACTCAGCAATTTTCGGTGAACACGATTTTAAAAAAATTGGTGAAACGTCTTAG
- a CDS encoding phosphoglycerate mutase family protein has translation MSFAETVKRIKAESVQSESNQYVPPEALFLSLEKLYLKEIKKLIIQLNDSQGAQSSQILAQIHETDRLYLDTRGMEITAQVLFSRHGECDMLGQKKLGLSPNAAISEEAEKNMATTNQFSGALLCYSSQEHPPLIAVSPMNRAMQTAGLVIPQEINNADIKVLPFLTENSVSPSGFDVRSIADMQELYDQLSFWTSPFKKLLLKLCIWTHSDEDFSPLYEKRKSAAEKIEKHGKNKILSDGDKPDVCQDLKYHGDKISETKALINGVAQRDCWLFGHGKNFRAFFQDVFAMDSAFDYGETRRVYKTKINEKTSLYTPPYVLVINQKTGKIEGKYTGRAAIPLQKKSVDSDYASSSEEKTIPDAPTAMSQLGTPVIRESGTFEKRALENPARVEERLDPEKEIERYERSPLISTSN, from the coding sequence ATGTCGTTTGCTGAGACAGTAAAAAGGATTAAAGCGGAGTCCGTTCAGTCTGAATCGAATCAATACGTACCCCCTGAAGCACTCTTTTTATCTCTGGAAAAGCTTTATTTAAAAGAAATTAAGAAGCTCATCATACAATTAAATGACTCGCAGGGTGCACAATCCAGTCAAATATTAGCCCAAATCCACGAAACAGATAGACTGTATCTTGATACCCGCGGAATGGAAATTACAGCCCAAGTCTTATTCAGTCGTCATGGAGAATGCGATATGTTGGGACAAAAGAAACTGGGCTTAAGTCCTAATGCAGCGATTTCAGAAGAGGCTGAAAAAAACATGGCCACAACCAATCAGTTCAGTGGTGCTTTATTATGTTACTCCTCGCAAGAACACCCTCCATTAATTGCTGTCTCGCCAATGAATCGAGCCATGCAAACTGCTGGTTTAGTAATTCCTCAAGAAATTAATAATGCAGACATAAAGGTTTTGCCTTTTTTAACAGAAAACAGTGTTTCACCCTCTGGCTTTGATGTTCGTTCGATAGCGGATATGCAGGAGTTATATGATCAGCTTTCTTTTTGGACCTCTCCGTTTAAAAAGCTTCTTTTAAAACTGTGCATCTGGACACATAGTGATGAGGACTTTAGCCCGCTTTATGAGAAAAGAAAGAGTGCTGCAGAAAAAATAGAGAAGCATGGCAAAAATAAGATTCTCTCTGATGGCGATAAACCCGATGTTTGCCAGGACCTAAAATACCATGGTGACAAAATAAGCGAAACTAAAGCGTTGATTAATGGTGTGGCTCAACGAGATTGCTGGTTGTTTGGGCATGGAAAGAATTTCAGAGCTTTTTTTCAAGATGTTTTTGCTATGGATTCTGCTTTTGACTATGGAGAAACGCGCAGAGTTTATAAGACAAAAATCAACGAAAAGACTTCATTGTATACCCCTCCTTATGTTTTGGTCATTAATCAAAAAACTGGAAAAATAGAAGGGAAATATACCGGTAGGGCGGCTATACCCCTGCAAAAAAAATCAGTCGACTCTGATTATGCCTCCTCATCTGAAGAAAAAACTATTCCCGATGCACCAACGGCGATGTCTCAACTTGGGACCCCTGTTATACGCGAAAGTGGGACCTTTGAAAAACGAGCGCTGGAGAATCCGGCACGGGTAGAAGAAAGACTAGACCCAGAAAAAGAAATTGAACGTTATGAACGAAGCCCTCTGATCAGTACAAGTAATTAA
- a CDS encoding S66 peptidase family protein: MRYLYPEPIKPGDTIGLVTPSSPMIPDLLEVGISYLEQKGFQVKLGQHVHAVDRFLAGEDEYRAKDIMDFFIDDEVKMIMAMGGGYGSQRIVPLLDYELIQSRPKHLSGFSDTTALQAALYKKTGLVSCSGFVFGDLAAGKLDSLIEQTLWACLKNEAFQIKKGQTMQPGMVKGRLVGGNLEAWTSLMGTPFQPEVKHCILLLEDVEAEPYQVDSRLSQLDLAGVFTQVAGVIFGQFARCTAKYFPKRDGTVDDVIEEWALRLKVPCIKNFPYGHFPRRCVLPLGKEVLLNAEQCTLSIL; this comes from the coding sequence ATGCGCTATCTGTACCCTGAACCCATAAAACCTGGAGATACCATTGGGCTGGTTACGCCATCAAGTCCCATGATTCCTGATTTGCTGGAAGTGGGTATTTCCTATCTGGAGCAAAAAGGTTTTCAGGTGAAGTTAGGCCAACATGTGCATGCTGTCGATCGGTTTTTAGCTGGTGAGGATGAGTATCGGGCTAAAGACATTATGGATTTTTTTATCGATGATGAAGTCAAAATGATTATGGCTATGGGCGGAGGTTATGGATCACAGCGAATAGTCCCTCTTCTTGATTATGAACTCATCCAATCTCGACCCAAGCATTTAAGTGGATTTAGTGATACTACGGCCTTACAAGCTGCTTTATACAAGAAAACGGGATTGGTTTCTTGTTCTGGTTTTGTATTTGGTGATTTGGCAGCAGGTAAACTTGACTCTTTAATTGAGCAGACTCTTTGGGCATGCCTAAAAAATGAGGCATTTCAAATCAAAAAAGGACAAACCATGCAGCCTGGAATGGTTAAAGGGCGGTTGGTGGGTGGGAATTTAGAGGCTTGGACTTCATTGATGGGGACACCTTTTCAACCGGAAGTAAAGCACTGTATTTTACTACTGGAGGATGTGGAGGCGGAACCTTATCAAGTAGACAGTCGCCTCTCCCAATTGGATTTAGCTGGGGTCTTTACACAGGTTGCAGGGGTTATTTTTGGTCAATTTGCGCGTTGTACTGCAAAATATTTTCCCAAACGAGATGGAACGGTAGATGACGTGATTGAGGAGTGGGCGTTACGACTCAAAGTCCCTTGTATTAAAAATTTTCCTTATGGACATTTTCCCAGGCGCTGTGTATTACCTCTTGGTAAAGAAGTGCTTTTGAATGCAGAGCAATGCACGCTCTCAATATTATAA
- a CDS encoding nitroreductase family protein, protein MATSKNKEVKPLMSEIEAIYKRRAVRNYTADKLDKAVINSLLDAAVQAPTAMHEEPWSFVVIQDQDTLNQLSNSVKALIYTEAHNYPKIQMRHLQELVNNPDFHAFYNATTLIVIYSKYHGPFVAADCWLAAENLMLTACAQGLGTCVIGLAVSALNTPEWKTKLNLSSDITAIAPIIVGIPASVPPVVPRKSPEILAWR, encoded by the coding sequence ATGGCTACTTCAAAAAATAAAGAAGTAAAACCTCTAATGAGTGAAATTGAAGCAATTTATAAGCGTCGTGCCGTACGTAATTACACCGCAGACAAACTAGACAAAGCCGTCATTAATTCATTGCTTGATGCTGCAGTTCAAGCGCCAACGGCCATGCATGAAGAGCCGTGGTCGTTTGTTGTCATTCAAGACCAGGATACCCTAAATCAGTTATCCAACAGCGTGAAAGCATTGATTTATACTGAAGCCCATAATTATCCCAAAATACAAATGAGGCATCTGCAAGAACTCGTGAATAATCCTGATTTTCATGCATTTTACAATGCAACTACGCTGATTGTTATTTATAGCAAATACCACGGCCCTTTTGTGGCCGCCGATTGTTGGTTGGCTGCTGAAAACTTAATGCTGACTGCCTGTGCCCAAGGACTAGGCACCTGTGTTATTGGTCTTGCCGTTTCAGCGCTCAATACTCCTGAATGGAAAACAAAACTAAATCTTTCCTCTGATATCACAGCAATTGCGCCAATTATAGTAGGTATTCCAGCAAGTGTCCCCCCGGTGGTACCTCGTAAATCACCAGAAATTCTAGCGTGGAGATAA
- a CDS encoding cyclic nucleotide-binding and patatin-like phospholipase domain-containing protein yields the protein MNAPLFTSNEIYEFIKQHEPFSLMSQACLLKLSRVLEIESQTGDSLLIRKGENMNDLYILIKGRLYYQVTDTEGNVTYQGELHEGAIIGEMALLSDLPRSANVYALRDSIILKLSKSNFLKLCKSYPELLNKITQFTIKRLTNSLQGIQPADSRNKSIALIPIKPIYDLEFQLQEMIFRFSYGEKILLLTSSYLKNKKNFLDENGTMSSKGILWIDQLEKEYSFIFYLADETITNWTKFCIRQADSIAFLALAEEHNSDLSEVEQYVLHSQHNFIKRSVLVLMHHAATPPHNTQAWLEKRAVNTHFHVRSNTEAGISRMMRILTDNTISLVLSGGGARGLAHIGVYRLLEERGIPVDYIAGTSMGAMLAAVFAMGYSSAELLKLVEDYLIKGTKIDFTFPYIAIATGRRATDSLIELYGEHSKIEDLWLNYFCVSTDLVSKNLYVHDRGLLWESIRSSISLPFIYPPVSFNDKLLIDGGVLNNIPTDVMRQYSHSSKIIASNVNNATSFKMSPLPYSLSGWKLLYNKFMGKESILPINLGELVLRLLTISSHQNTAKMMAMADYGITLKVDNYGILDFKKFKEIIDAGYQQAKAQLPVQNLAELLKSKSDYSRGKMI from the coding sequence ATGAATGCACCCTTATTTACCTCAAATGAAATTTATGAATTCATTAAGCAGCATGAACCCTTCAGTTTAATGAGTCAAGCTTGTCTTTTAAAACTTTCTCGTGTTTTAGAAATAGAATCTCAAACTGGCGATTCCCTCTTGATTCGAAAAGGGGAAAATATGAATGATCTTTACATTCTAATTAAGGGTCGGCTTTATTATCAAGTCACGGATACAGAAGGGAATGTGACTTATCAAGGGGAATTACATGAAGGGGCAATAATTGGTGAAATGGCTCTATTGTCTGACTTACCACGCTCAGCCAACGTATACGCATTACGAGATAGCATTATCTTAAAGTTATCCAAGAGCAATTTTTTGAAATTATGCAAATCTTATCCGGAACTTTTGAACAAAATAACTCAATTCACGATTAAACGATTGACTAACTCACTGCAAGGGATTCAGCCTGCGGACTCTCGTAATAAATCAATCGCCCTGATTCCTATAAAACCAATTTATGACCTCGAATTTCAGTTGCAAGAAATGATTTTCCGTTTTTCTTATGGAGAAAAAATTCTTTTATTAACGAGTAGTTATTTGAAAAATAAAAAAAACTTTCTGGATGAGAATGGAACTATGAGTAGTAAAGGAATTTTATGGATTGACCAACTTGAAAAAGAATACTCTTTTATTTTTTACCTCGCTGATGAAACAATAACAAACTGGACTAAATTTTGCATACGTCAAGCCGATTCAATCGCTTTCTTAGCGCTCGCAGAAGAACATAATTCTGATTTATCTGAAGTAGAACAATATGTATTACATTCCCAACATAATTTTATTAAACGTAGTGTATTAGTGCTTATGCATCACGCTGCAACCCCACCTCACAATACTCAAGCTTGGCTAGAAAAACGAGCGGTAAATACCCACTTCCATGTTCGAAGCAATACAGAAGCTGGTATTTCACGGATGATGCGTATCTTAACGGACAATACCATTTCTCTGGTACTGAGCGGTGGTGGTGCTCGAGGTCTTGCTCATATAGGCGTTTATCGCTTGCTAGAAGAAAGAGGGATACCCGTAGACTATATCGCTGGAACAAGTATGGGCGCAATGCTCGCTGCCGTTTTTGCTATGGGGTATTCTTCGGCTGAGCTATTGAAATTGGTCGAAGATTATTTGATCAAAGGCACTAAGATTGATTTTACCTTCCCCTATATTGCAATTGCTACCGGAAGAAGAGCCACAGACAGTTTGATCGAACTCTATGGTGAACACAGTAAAATTGAAGATTTATGGCTTAACTATTTTTGTGTATCAACAGATTTGGTCAGCAAAAATTTGTATGTTCATGATAGAGGTCTATTATGGGAATCAATTCGCTCCAGTATTTCTCTACCTTTTATTTACCCCCCAGTATCTTTCAACGATAAGCTACTTATTGATGGAGGTGTACTCAATAATATACCCACTGATGTCATGCGGCAGTATTCACATAGCAGCAAAATTATTGCCTCTAATGTTAATAATGCCACATCGTTCAAAATGTCCCCATTGCCTTACTCACTTTCTGGTTGGAAATTGCTTTACAATAAATTTATGGGAAAAGAGTCCATACTCCCCATTAATTTAGGTGAGTTAGTACTACGGCTGTTAACCATAAGCTCCCATCAAAATACTGCGAAAATGATGGCCATGGCAGATTATGGTATTACTTTAAAAGTAGACAATTACGGAATTTTGGACTTTAAAAAATTTAAAGAAATTATCGACGCGGGTTACCAACAGGCAAAAGCGCAGTTACCTGTCCAAAATTTAGCCGAACTACTAAAGAGTAAATCTGATTATTCTCGTGGAAAAATGATTTAG